From Enhydrobacter sp., the proteins below share one genomic window:
- a CDS encoding copper chaperone PCu(A)C — protein sequence MSPVPIRAATAVARFSRRLFAAAALIAMAFPAVAQTYKLGDLEIAQPWTRATPSTARTAGGFLAITNKGASADRLMSAASPVSLKVEVHEMKMEGSVMRMREIDKGLEIPPGATVVLKPGGYHLMFMELKAPIAQGARVPVALVFEKAGRIDVELAAEAMGAAQPGHQRH from the coding sequence ATGTCTCCAGTTCCAATTCGCGCGGCCACCGCGGTCGCGAGGTTCTCACGTCGTCTCTTCGCCGCCGCCGCCCTGATCGCGATGGCATTCCCCGCCGTCGCCCAAACCTACAAGCTGGGCGATCTCGAGATCGCCCAGCCCTGGACGCGCGCCACCCCATCCACCGCCCGCACCGCGGGCGGCTTCCTCGCCATCACCAACAAGGGCGCGTCGGCCGACCGGTTGATGTCGGCCGCCAGTCCCGTGTCGCTGAAGGTCGAGGTGCACGAGATGAAGATGGAAGGCTCGGTCATGCGCATGCGCGAAATCGACAAGGGGCTCGAGATTCCGCCGGGTGCCACCGTCGTCCTCAAGCCCGGCGGCTATCACCTGATGTTCATGGAGCTCAAGGCGCCGATCGCCCAGGGCGCCAGGGTGCCGGTGGCGCTGGTCTTTGAAAAGGCGGGCCGGATCGACGTCGAGCTCGCAGCCGAGGCGATGGGGGCGGCCCAGCCCGGCCATCAACGGCACTGA
- a CDS encoding NUDIX hydrolase, which yields MANYDPAPWEVLDSKDSFRDRWLAVRSDTVRLANGTVLAPYHTLEFPEWICAVTLTAAQEIVLIEEYRHGVRRNSVELPCGVPEPGEDVMAAMKRELREETGYAADEWIALGSATANTARQNNSVHAFLALGARRVAEPTPDPGEIIHTHVMPWRDFLDRLANGTIELPGLHLGALWQLRTHARKSRDRRLLALGL from the coding sequence ATGGCGAACTACGACCCGGCGCCGTGGGAAGTGCTCGATTCGAAGGACTCCTTTCGCGATCGCTGGCTCGCGGTCAGGAGCGACACGGTGCGGCTCGCCAACGGCACCGTGCTCGCTCCCTATCACACGCTGGAATTTCCCGAGTGGATCTGCGCCGTCACGCTGACGGCGGCGCAGGAAATCGTGCTGATCGAGGAATATCGCCACGGCGTGCGGCGAAACTCCGTCGAGCTGCCGTGCGGCGTGCCGGAGCCCGGCGAGGACGTGATGGCGGCGATGAAGCGCGAACTGCGGGAGGAGACGGGCTACGCGGCCGACGAATGGATCGCGCTGGGCAGCGCCACGGCCAACACGGCGCGTCAGAACAATTCCGTCCACGCCTTCCTCGCCCTCGGCGCGCGGCGCGTCGCCGAGCCAACTCCGGATCCGGGCGAGATCATCCACACCCATGTGATGCCGTGGCGGGACTTCCTCGACCGGTTGGCGAACGGAACGATCGAGTTGCCCGGCCTTCACCTCGGCGCCTTGTGGCAACTGCGCACGCATGCGCGCAAGAGCCGCGACCGAAGGTTGCTGGCGCTCGGCCTGTAG